The Deinococcus aquiradiocola genome includes a window with the following:
- the panB gene encoding 3-methyl-2-oxobutanoate hydroxymethyltransferase, protein MKLTVPQITAATSPLVMVTAYDYPGAVHAQNAGVDLILVGDSLGNVVLGYDSTAPVTLGDVIHHGRAARRGAPDTFLVVDMPFGTYHTGVTDAMRNAVQIIQQTGADAVKMEGSSPEVLQATATLSRNGVPVMAHVGLLPQTATAQGGMKVQGRDEEGARQVLKAAQDVQDAGAFAVVLEVIPARLARIVTERLHIPTIGIGAGPHCKGQVLVTHDLLGIYEGEQKKIAKRYAEIGALSTQAIRDYAAEVRGGQFPARENSFVIKDDVLDKLY, encoded by the coding sequence ATGAAACTCACGGTTCCGCAGATCACGGCGGCCACCTCACCCCTCGTGATGGTCACCGCGTACGACTACCCCGGCGCCGTCCACGCCCAGAACGCCGGCGTGGACCTCATCCTCGTCGGGGACAGCCTCGGCAACGTCGTCCTCGGCTACGACAGCACCGCGCCCGTCACGCTCGGCGACGTCATCCACCACGGCCGCGCCGCCCGCCGGGGCGCGCCGGACACCTTCCTGGTGGTCGACATGCCCTTCGGCACGTACCACACCGGCGTCACCGACGCCATGCGCAACGCCGTGCAGATCATCCAGCAGACCGGCGCGGACGCCGTCAAGATGGAAGGCAGCTCCCCTGAAGTCCTCCAGGCGACCGCCACCCTGTCCCGCAACGGCGTGCCCGTCATGGCCCACGTCGGCCTCCTCCCCCAGACCGCCACCGCGCAGGGCGGCATGAAAGTGCAGGGCCGCGACGAGGAAGGCGCACGGCAGGTCCTCAAGGCCGCGCAGGACGTGCAGGACGCCGGGGCGTTCGCCGTCGTGCTGGAAGTCATCCCCGCCCGCCTCGCCCGCATCGTCACCGAACGCCTGCACATCCCCACCATCGGCATCGGCGCCGGACCGCACTGCAAAGGACAGGTGCTCGTCACGCACGACCTGCTCGGCATCTACGAAGGCGAACAGAAGAAGATCGCCAAACGCTACGCCGAGATCGGCGCGCTCTCCACGCAGGCCATCCGCGACTACGCCGCCGAGGTGCGCGGCGGACAGTTCCCCGCCCGCGAGAACAGCTTCGTCATCAAGGACGACGTGCTTGACAAACTCTACTGA
- the ftsH gene encoding ATP-dependent zinc metalloprotease FtsH — MKRFNPWLILLFVVALYLMFTAAPLGGSAKVNYNTFKTLVANGQVEQVVISESTATVDLKTQTSVPVIVGNATQTRSLKEFQVRLPNNLATPDNTLQADLSRQGVQVRYEVPSQWLNLLVSLLPVLLMVGLFVFIFMRAQGGQNGVMQFGQSRAKRYGKENRVSTKFADVAGHDEAKKELVEVVDFLKNPAKYHAIGAEIPKGVLLVGPPGTGKTLMARAVSGEADVPFFSVSASEFMEMFVGVGASRVRTLFEDARKSAPAIIFIDEIDSIGRKRGAGIGGGHDEREQTLNQILSEMDGFEKGASIIILAATNRPDVLDSALLRPGRFDRQVTIDLPNLKEREAILGVHLRGKPLSSGVDVPEIAKSTPYFSGADLKNIVNEAALEAARISKTQIDMSDFYRALDKITLGLENSSLTIRDEEKRAIAFHEAGHAVTAAVIPGSDKLQKVSIIPRGRALGAAFYLPEEQVLMSKERLENQLVVALGGRAAEEVFIGSVTSGAADDFRKATNIARKMVLEWGMGDNFKNMALSTESGPVFLGEDMSRPKAFSEHTAQLVDEDVKRILYRAFERAKALVTEYRQAMTDVADALLSQELITGDVVRDAVARVNPELANPVSLNKN; from the coding sequence TTGAAGCGTTTCAATCCCTGGCTCATCCTGCTCTTCGTGGTGGCCCTCTACCTGATGTTCACCGCCGCACCGCTGGGCGGATCAGCGAAGGTCAACTACAACACCTTCAAGACTCTGGTCGCCAATGGCCAGGTCGAACAGGTCGTCATCTCCGAGAGCACCGCCACCGTCGACCTCAAAACCCAGACCAGCGTCCCCGTCATCGTCGGGAACGCCACCCAGACGCGCAGCCTGAAGGAATTCCAGGTGCGCCTCCCCAACAACCTCGCCACGCCCGACAACACCCTGCAGGCCGACCTGAGCCGCCAGGGCGTCCAGGTGCGCTACGAGGTGCCCAGCCAGTGGCTGAATCTCCTCGTGAGCCTGCTCCCCGTGCTGCTGATGGTGGGCCTGTTCGTGTTCATCTTCATGCGCGCGCAGGGCGGCCAGAACGGTGTGATGCAGTTCGGCCAGAGCCGCGCCAAGCGCTACGGCAAGGAGAACCGCGTCAGCACCAAGTTCGCGGACGTCGCCGGGCACGACGAGGCGAAGAAGGAACTCGTGGAGGTCGTCGACTTCCTCAAGAACCCCGCCAAGTACCACGCGATCGGCGCGGAAATCCCCAAGGGCGTGCTGCTCGTCGGCCCTCCCGGCACCGGCAAGACCCTCATGGCGCGCGCCGTGTCCGGCGAGGCCGACGTGCCGTTCTTCAGCGTGTCCGCCAGCGAGTTCATGGAGATGTTCGTCGGCGTCGGCGCGAGCCGCGTCCGCACCCTCTTCGAGGACGCCCGTAAGAGCGCGCCCGCCATCATCTTCATCGACGAGATCGACAGCATCGGCCGCAAGCGTGGTGCCGGTATCGGCGGCGGGCACGACGAGCGCGAACAGACCCTCAACCAGATCCTGTCCGAGATGGACGGCTTCGAGAAGGGCGCCAGCATCATCATCCTGGCCGCCACCAACCGCCCCGACGTGCTCGACTCCGCCCTGCTGCGCCCCGGCCGCTTCGACCGTCAGGTCACCATCGACCTGCCGAACCTCAAGGAACGCGAAGCGATCCTCGGCGTGCACCTGCGCGGCAAGCCCCTCAGCAGCGGCGTGGACGTGCCCGAAATCGCCAAGAGCACCCCGTACTTCAGCGGCGCGGACCTCAAGAACATCGTGAACGAGGCGGCCCTCGAAGCGGCCCGCATCAGCAAGACGCAGATCGACATGAGCGACTTCTACCGCGCGCTCGACAAGATCACGCTCGGTCTGGAGAACAGCTCCCTCACCATCCGCGACGAGGAGAAGCGCGCCATCGCCTTCCACGAGGCCGGGCACGCCGTCACGGCCGCCGTCATCCCCGGCAGCGACAAGCTCCAGAAGGTCAGCATCATCCCGCGCGGCCGCGCACTCGGCGCCGCGTTCTACCTTCCCGAGGAGCAGGTGCTGATGAGCAAGGAACGCCTCGAGAACCAGCTCGTGGTCGCGCTCGGCGGACGCGCCGCCGAAGAGGTCTTCATCGGGAGCGTCACGAGCGGCGCCGCCGACGACTTCCGCAAGGCCACCAACATCGCCCGCAAGATGGTGCTCGAGTGGGGCATGGGCGACAACTTCAAGAACATGGCGCTCAGCACCGAGTCCGGCCCCGTCTTCCTCGGCGAGGACATGTCCCGCCCCAAGGCCTTCAGCGAGCACACCGCGCAGCTGGTGGACGAGGACGTGAAACGCATCCTGTACCGCGCCTTCGAGCGCGCCAAGGCCCTCGTCACCGAGTACCGTCAGGCCATGACGGACGTCGCGGACGCCCTGCTCAGCCAGGAACTCATCACGGGCGACGTCGTGCGTGACGCGGTCGCCCGCGTGAACCCCGAACTCGCCAACCCCGTCAGCCTCAACAAGAACTGA
- a CDS encoding SDR family NAD(P)-dependent oxidoreductase, protein MNIDLHGRLALVTGGSGQLGRVMCRTLARCGADVAVHYHRNREGAEGLVTELRATGVRAHAVQADVTLPADVRAMRDAVNAQLGDPDIIVNNAVIQFAWTSVLQQSPHDFEGQFRSSVLHNVLMAQTFVPAMQARGWGRVIGINTECSLQNTPTQAAYVAGKRGMDGVLRVLAREVGPQQVTVNQVAPGWMISEDVSDDDTASAYREGVPLRRRGTDQDVANLVAFLASDLAAFISGQFISVSGGNVMPAI, encoded by the coding sequence ATGAATATCGATCTGCATGGCCGACTTGCCCTCGTCACGGGCGGCTCCGGGCAGCTGGGGCGCGTCATGTGCCGCACCCTCGCCCGCTGCGGCGCGGACGTCGCCGTCCACTACCACCGCAACCGCGAGGGCGCCGAGGGGCTCGTCACCGAATTGCGCGCGACGGGCGTGCGCGCACACGCCGTGCAGGCCGACGTGACCCTCCCTGCCGACGTGCGCGCCATGCGGGACGCCGTGAACGCGCAGCTGGGCGATCCCGACATCATCGTGAACAACGCCGTCATCCAGTTCGCGTGGACGTCCGTTCTGCAGCAGTCCCCGCACGATTTCGAGGGGCAGTTCCGGTCGAGCGTGCTGCACAACGTCCTGATGGCGCAGACCTTCGTGCCTGCCATGCAGGCGCGCGGGTGGGGCCGCGTGATCGGCATCAACACCGAGTGCAGCCTGCAGAACACCCCCACCCAGGCCGCGTACGTGGCCGGGAAGCGCGGCATGGACGGCGTGCTCCGCGTCCTGGCGCGCGAGGTCGGGCCGCAGCAGGTGACGGTCAATCAGGTCGCGCCCGGCTGGATGATCAGCGAGGACGTGTCCGACGACGACACCGCCAGCGCGTACCGGGAAGGCGTGCCGCTCCGGCGGCGCGGGACGGATCAGGACGTGGCGAACCTCGTGGCGTTCCTGGCGTCGGACCTCGCCGCGTTCATCTCCGGGCAGTTCATCTCCGTGTCCGGCGGCAACGTCATGCCCGCCATCTGA
- the gatB gene encoding Asp-tRNA(Asn)/Glu-tRNA(Gln) amidotransferase subunit GatB, with protein MSVPASPTDLQAVIGLEVHLHLNTRTKIFSAASTDYFGQEPNTFTDPLTLGLPGTLPTLNARAVDLAIMFGLALGCDVSGFTQFHRKNYFYPDAPKNFQLSQYDRPIARNGAVMVDGERIGITRAHLEDDAGKLMHPLYAPYSLLDLNRAGMPLIEMVTEPELRSPEQARKFLTLIRAVAQSLGVSEANPEEGQMRCDVNVSVHRPGTPFGTKVEVKNLNSFRSVQRALEYEIARQTRVLQAGGTITQDTMGWDDGGGRTFVMRTKEGEADYRYFPEPDLPPLDITPEWIERVRAQMPELPDRKRERYVAAGLREADADAISVDVPQSRFLDAALRHDPKLHVQKLANWLLTDVAGWLAAREQSLTASHLTPEHLASLVGLVEAGGISGKMAKDLLPEVMEGADPAALVQERGLSVVTDTAAIEAAVDAAMAANPAAVEQVRAGNLKAANALFGPVMKAMNGQAGPDVVRQVLNARLGL; from the coding sequence ATGTCTGTTCCTGCCTCCCCCACCGATCTTCAGGCCGTGATCGGGCTGGAAGTTCACCTGCACCTGAACACCCGCACCAAGATCTTCAGTGCGGCCAGCACCGACTACTTCGGGCAGGAGCCGAACACCTTCACGGACCCGCTGACGCTGGGCCTGCCCGGCACGCTGCCCACCCTGAACGCCCGGGCCGTGGATCTCGCGATCATGTTCGGGCTGGCGCTCGGGTGCGACGTGTCGGGCTTCACGCAGTTCCACCGCAAGAACTACTTCTACCCGGACGCGCCCAAGAACTTCCAGCTGTCGCAGTACGACCGGCCCATCGCGCGCAACGGGGCGGTCATGGTGGACGGCGAGCGGATCGGGATCACGCGCGCGCACCTGGAGGACGACGCCGGGAAACTCATGCACCCGCTGTACGCGCCGTACAGCCTGCTGGACCTGAACCGGGCGGGCATGCCGCTCATCGAGATGGTGACGGAACCGGAACTGCGCTCACCGGAACAGGCGCGCAAGTTCCTGACGCTGATCCGGGCGGTGGCGCAGTCGCTGGGCGTGTCCGAAGCGAACCCCGAGGAGGGCCAGATGCGCTGTGACGTGAACGTGTCCGTGCACCGGCCCGGCACGCCGTTCGGCACGAAGGTCGAGGTGAAGAACCTCAACTCGTTCCGCAGCGTGCAGCGGGCGCTGGAGTATGAGATCGCGCGGCAGACGCGTGTACTGCAGGCGGGCGGGACGATCACGCAGGACACGATGGGCTGGGACGACGGCGGCGGGCGGACCTTCGTGATGCGCACGAAGGAGGGCGAGGCGGACTACCGGTACTTCCCGGAGCCGGACCTGCCTCCGCTGGACATCACGCCCGAGTGGATCGAGCGCGTGCGGGCGCAGATGCCGGAACTGCCGGACCGGAAGCGCGAGCGGTACGTCGCGGCGGGCCTGCGCGAAGCGGACGCCGACGCAATCAGCGTGGACGTGCCGCAGAGCCGCTTCCTGGACGCCGCGCTGCGGCACGACCCGAAGCTGCACGTGCAGAAGCTCGCGAACTGGCTGCTGACGGACGTGGCCGGCTGGCTGGCCGCGCGTGAACAGTCGCTCACGGCGAGCCACCTGACGCCGGAGCACCTGGCGTCCCTGGTGGGGCTGGTCGAGGCGGGCGGCATCAGCGGCAAGATGGCGAAGGACCTGCTGCCGGAAGTGATGGAGGGCGCCGACCCGGCCGCGCTGGTGCAGGAGCGCGGGCTGAGCGTCGTGACGGACACGGCCGCCATCGAGGCCGCCGTGGACGCCGCGATGGCCGCGAACCCGGCGGCAGTGGAGCAGGTGCGGGCCGGGAACCTGAAGGCCGCGAACGCCCTGTTCGGGCCGGTCATGAAGGCCATGAACGGGCAGGCGGGACCGGACGTGGTGCGTCAGGTCCTGAACGCGCGGCTGGGCCTGTGA
- a CDS encoding 3'-5' exonuclease yields MPAQSAPVQPIVFLDTETGGTDPAVFPLLTVGLVTLTEGVLSRPLHLKVRHDTYTVRAEALAVTGIDLVAHHADALPPDAVAQAIREYAAPLGRVMLGGHNFSFDLGFMRRLMPDLYGVFRRGYADTKLSAQFLIHAGLLPRSVGTPLEQLAKHFGVEYGAHDALEDAQATAKVYVKLMELARAGAG; encoded by the coding sequence ATGCCAGCCCAGTCCGCGCCCGTGCAGCCCATCGTGTTCCTCGACACCGAGACGGGCGGCACCGACCCGGCCGTCTTCCCGCTGCTGACGGTGGGGCTCGTGACGCTGACGGAGGGCGTCCTGAGCCGCCCGCTGCACCTGAAGGTCCGGCACGACACGTATACGGTCCGGGCGGAGGCGCTGGCCGTGACGGGCATCGATCTGGTCGCGCACCACGCGGACGCCCTCCCGCCGGACGCTGTCGCGCAGGCCATCCGCGAGTACGCCGCGCCGCTCGGACGCGTGATGCTGGGCGGCCACAACTTCTCCTTCGACCTGGGCTTCATGCGCCGCCTCATGCCGGACCTGTACGGCGTGTTCCGGCGCGGGTACGCGGACACCAAACTCAGCGCGCAGTTCCTGATTCACGCGGGTCTGCTGCCGCGCTCGGTGGGCACGCCGCTGGAGCAGCTGGCGAAGCACTTCGGGGTGGAGTACGGCGCGCACGACGCCCTGGAGGACGCCCAGGCCACCGCGAAGGTGTACGTGAAGCTGATGGAACTGGCGCGGGCAGGAGCGGGCTAA
- a CDS encoding MBL fold metallo-hydrolase RNA specificity domain-containing protein produces the protein MHLQSIGAAETVTGSGHYLELGGLRLLVDCGLFQGDDELEARNREPFPFDPASLDAVLLTHAHLDHVGRLPLLYKRGYRGPVLCTPPTAALIGTVLLDSARLQLESYSRDLRWARRAGHDEQAIPDPLYDEEDVHNTLALLRPQLEFGETFTLGRLRVRTERAGHILGSAFLLLEAGGERMLFSGDLGNRESGLQRDFTLPQEADAVLIETTYADRTHRPLTETVQEFAQVLAQSVRLGGKILIPSFAIERTQVILYTLKRLMDSGAVPRIPVFLDSPMAARATNEYFEYGDELIPEVRDLLRSGDDPFRPSTLHVVTTSQESQRLNRYDGSAIILAGNGMMTGGRIQHHLKHQLWKPSTSLVIVSYQSPSSLGGRIVEGAREVRIMGEEIAVKAQVHTIGGFSAHADQDDLLAWLDATGDARIWLVHGEVNVMQTFLGVLDARGRTANIMPRGQAVDPVHTRFPGGRPPGLENGPARAARAEAGE, from the coding sequence ATGCACCTACAGAGCATCGGGGCCGCCGAGACCGTCACCGGCAGCGGGCATTACCTGGAACTGGGCGGCCTGCGCCTCCTCGTCGACTGCGGCCTGTTCCAGGGAGACGACGAACTCGAAGCCCGCAACCGCGAGCCCTTCCCCTTCGACCCCGCCAGCCTCGACGCGGTCCTGCTCACGCACGCGCACCTCGACCACGTCGGGCGGCTGCCGCTGCTGTACAAGCGCGGCTACCGCGGCCCGGTGCTCTGCACGCCCCCCACCGCCGCCCTGATCGGCACGGTCCTCCTCGACAGCGCCCGCCTGCAGCTCGAAAGCTACAGCCGTGACCTCCGCTGGGCCCGCCGCGCCGGGCACGACGAACAGGCCATCCCCGACCCCCTCTACGACGAGGAAGACGTCCACAACACCCTCGCGCTCCTGCGCCCGCAGCTGGAATTCGGGGAGACGTTCACGCTCGGCCGGCTGCGCGTCCGCACCGAACGCGCCGGACACATCCTCGGCAGCGCCTTCCTGCTGCTCGAAGCGGGCGGGGAACGCATGCTGTTCTCCGGCGACCTCGGCAACCGCGAGAGCGGCCTGCAGCGCGACTTCACGCTCCCCCAGGAAGCGGACGCCGTCCTCATCGAAACGACGTACGCCGACCGCACGCACCGCCCCCTGACCGAAACCGTGCAGGAATTCGCGCAGGTCCTCGCGCAGAGCGTCCGGCTGGGCGGCAAGATCCTCATCCCCAGCTTCGCCATCGAACGCACCCAGGTCATCCTGTACACCCTGAAACGCCTCATGGACTCCGGCGCCGTGCCCCGCATCCCCGTCTTCCTCGACTCCCCCATGGCCGCCCGCGCCACCAACGAGTACTTCGAGTACGGCGACGAACTCATCCCCGAAGTCCGCGACCTGCTGCGCAGCGGCGACGACCCCTTCCGGCCCAGCACGCTGCACGTCGTCACGACCAGCCAGGAATCCCAGCGCCTCAACCGCTACGACGGGTCCGCCATCATCCTCGCCGGCAACGGCATGATGACCGGCGGCCGCATCCAGCATCACCTCAAGCACCAGCTGTGGAAACCCAGCACCAGCCTCGTGATCGTCAGTTACCAGAGCCCCAGCAGCCTCGGCGGCCGCATCGTGGAAGGCGCCAGGGAAGTCCGCATCATGGGCGAAGAGATCGCCGTCAAAGCCCAGGTGCACACCATCGGCGGCTTCTCCGCCCACGCCGACCAGGACGACCTGCTCGCCTGGCTCGACGCGACCGGCGACGCCCGCATCTGGCTCGTGCACGGCGAAGTGAACGTCATGCAGACCTTCCTCGGGGTGCTCGACGCCCGTGGCCGCACCGCCAACATCATGCCCAGAGGACAGGCGGTCGACCCCGTCCACACCCGCTTCCCCGGCGGCCGCCCCCCGGGACTGGAGAACGGACCGGCCAGAGCGGCACGGGCCGAGGCCGGGGAATAG
- a CDS encoding nicotinate phosphoribosyltransferase yields the protein MSSPAASAPVHNHLSPLLTDLYQLTMLHGYWRNGMHAQTAVFDVYYRRNPYEGGYGVWAGLEPMLEYVLGLHFDEGALRYLAGLDLFETAFLDALRGWRFTGRIESFPEGSVVFPHEPLLTVTAPLWEAQLIETALLNTLNFQTLIATKAARCVSVMDGGTLVEFGTRRAQGPDGALGAARAAFIGGAAATSNVLAGQLYGLPVVGTHAHAWVESFPDELTAFRAYADLHPDSTTLLLDTVSTLESGLPNAITVARELRARGHELRAVRLDSGDLAYLSRRVRAALDAAGFPEVKVMASNDLSENVIQSVIREGGRLDIYAVGTQLVTGGGPGGGALGGVYKLAELGGQPRLKLTGDPSKTSLPGAKRVWRGTGTDGEQAGQYGWDVIGLAGDPAAPRAGQRVSDPANPLKSSRLPANLDWHDPRTVFVEGGERVTPPSTLPQVQARARTELRRLPEGTLRLLNPHTYRVSLTAPLQASRDALIAALQGQDVPAPTPGPDGTPGT from the coding sequence CGACGTGTACTACCGCCGCAACCCCTACGAGGGCGGGTACGGCGTGTGGGCGGGCCTGGAACCCATGCTGGAGTACGTGCTGGGCCTGCACTTCGACGAGGGTGCACTCCGGTACCTCGCGGGCCTGGACCTCTTCGAGACGGCGTTTCTGGACGCGCTGCGCGGGTGGCGCTTCACGGGCCGCATCGAGAGCTTCCCGGAGGGGTCGGTGGTGTTCCCGCACGAACCGCTGCTGACCGTCACGGCGCCCCTCTGGGAGGCGCAGCTGATCGAGACGGCGCTGCTGAACACCCTGAACTTCCAGACGCTGATCGCCACGAAGGCCGCGCGCTGCGTGTCCGTCATGGACGGCGGGACGCTCGTGGAGTTCGGCACGCGCCGCGCGCAGGGACCGGACGGAGCGCTCGGCGCGGCCCGCGCGGCCTTCATCGGTGGGGCCGCCGCGACCAGCAACGTGCTGGCCGGGCAGCTGTACGGCCTGCCGGTGGTGGGCACGCACGCGCACGCGTGGGTGGAGAGCTTTCCGGACGAACTGACCGCCTTCCGCGCGTACGCGGACCTGCACCCGGACAGCACCACCCTGCTGCTCGACACGGTCAGCACGCTGGAGAGCGGCCTGCCGAACGCCATCACGGTCGCGCGGGAACTGCGGGCGCGCGGGCACGAACTGCGCGCCGTGCGGCTCGACTCCGGCGACCTCGCGTACCTGTCGCGGCGCGTGCGGGCCGCGCTGGACGCGGCGGGCTTCCCGGAGGTGAAGGTCATGGCGTCCAACGACCTGTCCGAGAACGTCATCCAGAGCGTCATCCGGGAGGGCGGGCGGCTCGACATCTACGCGGTCGGCACGCAGCTCGTGACGGGCGGCGGGCCGGGCGGCGGCGCGCTCGGCGGGGTGTACAAACTCGCGGAACTCGGCGGCCAGCCCCGCCTGAAACTCACGGGCGACCCCAGCAAGACCAGCCTGCCCGGCGCGAAACGCGTGTGGCGCGGCACCGGCACGGACGGCGAGCAGGCCGGACAGTACGGCTGGGACGTGATCGGCCTCGCGGGCGACCCCGCCGCGCCCCGCGCGGGGCAGCGCGTCAGCGACCCCGCCAACCCCCTCAAGAGCAGCCGCCTGCCCGCCAACCTCGACTGGCACGACCCCAGGACCGTGTTCGTGGAGGGCGGCGAGCGCGTCACGCCGCCCTCCACCCTGCCGCAGGTGCAGGCGCGCGCCCGCACCGAACTGCGGCGCCTGCCGGAAGGCACGCTGCGCCTCCTGAACCCGCACACGTACCGCGTGAGCCTCACCGCGCCCCTGCAGGCCAGCCGGGACGCCCTGATCGCCGCCCTGCAGGGCCAAGACGTGCCCGCCCCCACCCCCGGCCCGGACGGCACGCCCGGAACCTGA